The following proteins come from a genomic window of Molothrus ater isolate BHLD 08-10-18 breed brown headed cowbird unplaced genomic scaffold, BPBGC_Mater_1.1 matUn_MA100, whole genome shotgun sequence:
- the LOC118700945 gene encoding synaptonemal complex central element protein 1-like translates to MYPYVPTVSLQAAVMDPDPRSEGFYGQDPPRPPCVPVSPRPRDKVVSSVSKRGSGPVSCPVPPSGPSGGTPQLEVLLRQVHSLKKVREATTEELVKAQDCSEELRQELEQLQQQKQALERTWQQVQESLRRAQLQGKEVEAKGQRHCGLCLEQQQDLEGTKQQWEQLKNLRREQRWQHCQQLEAIMEELKHLHVTHAPAHLKAELVKLEKMKEKWLSLERRVMDTEEQLGPEGAVLWRLVQQEQEWAERQLEVELGRQQLSLQRRDRLAEELQQLQHSQEARPE, encoded by the exons ATGTACCCCTATGTCCCCACCGTGTCCCTCCAGGCTGCAGTGATGGACCCGGACCCACGCAGTGAGGGGTTCTATGGCCAAGACCCCCCAAGACCACCgtgtgtcccagtgtccccccgCCCCAGGGACAAGGTGGTCTCAAGTGTCTCCAAGAGAGGCAGTGgccctgtgtcctgcccagTTCCCCCCTCAGGTCCCTCTGGGGGGACACcacagctggaggtgctgctgaggcaggTGCACAGCCTGAAGAAAG TCCGTGAGGCCACAACAGAGGAGCTGGTGAAGGCACAAGACTGCAGTGAGGAGTTGCGCCAGGAACTGGAGCAGC tgcagcagcaaaagcaggcaCTGGAGAGGACCTGGCAGCAGGTGCAGG agTCACTGCGGAGAGCACAGCTGCAAGGGAAGGAGGTGGAGGCCAAAGGTCAGAG GCACTGtgggctctgcctggagcagcagcaggacctggaagggacaaagcagcagtgggagcagctgaAAAACCTGCGCCGGGAAcagag gtggcagcactgccagcagctcgAGGCCATCATGGAGGAGCTCAAGCACCTGCATGTCACTCAC GCTCCAGCCCACCTGAAGGCTGAACTGGTGAAGCTGGAGAAGATGAAGGAGAAGTGGCTGAGCTTGG AGCGCCGTGTGATGGACACCGAGGAGCAGCTGGGCCCAgagggagctgtgctctg GCGAttggtgcagcaggagcaggagtgggCGGAGCGACAGCTGGAGGTGGAGTTGGGTcggcagcagctgagcctgcaACGCCGTGACAG gttggcagaggagctgcagcagctgcagcactcccAGGAGGCTCGCCCAGAGTGA